The Athene noctua chromosome 15, bAthNoc1.hap1.1, whole genome shotgun sequence genome contains a region encoding:
- the GLYR1 gene encoding cytokine-like nuclear factor N-PAC isoform X3, with the protein MAAVSLRLGDLVWGKLGRYPPWPGKIVNPPKDLKKPRGKKCFFVKFFGTEDHAWIKVEQLKPYHPHKEEMIKINKGKRFQQAVDAVEEFLRKTKGKDQASSHNSNEEKNRRNSSEERGKQSAGEEKRKASLSEGKLKKGTGEGKKRVSSVSSERGSKSPLKRAQDQSPRKRGRPPKDEKDLTIPESSTVKRVMTGTVAGFKWPPSVSEPVKDSDPHFHHFLLSQTEKETGSTSIQAADSTAVNGSITPTDKKIGFLGLGLMGSGIVSNLLKMGHTVTVWNRTAEKCDLFIQEGARLGRTPAEVVSTCDITFACVSDPKAAKDLVLGPSGVLQGIRPGKCYVDMSTVDADTVTELAQVIVSRGGRFLEAPVSGNQQLSNDGMLVILAAGDRGLYEDCSSCFQAMGKTSFFLGEVGNAAKMMLIVNMVQGSFMATIAEGLTLAQVTGQSQQTLLDILNQGQLASIFLDQKCQNILQGNFKPDFYLKYIQKDLRLAIALGDSVNHPTPMAAAANEVYKRAKALDQSDNDMSAVYRAYIH; encoded by the exons TGCTTGGATCAAAGTGGAGCAGCTGAAGCCTTATCACCCTCACAAAGAGGAAATGATAAAGATTAACAAGGGTAAGCGCTTCCAGCAAGCTGTGGATGCTGTAGAGGAATTTCTTAGAAAAACCAAAGGCAAGGACCAG GCATCTTCCCATAACTCCAATGAAGAGAAGAATCGGCGTAATTCCAGTGAGGAAAGAGGCAAGCAATCTGCTGGTGAAGAGAAACGCAAAGCCAGTTTGTCTGAAGGGAAGTTGAAGAAGGgcacaggggaaggaaaaaagagggtCTCTTCTGTATCGTCAGAGAGAGGATCAAAATCACCTTTGAAAAGAGCCCAGGATCAGAGCCCCCGAAAGCGGGGGCGTCCACCCAAGGATGAGAAG GACCTCACAATTCCAGAGTCAAGTACAGTGAAGAGAGTGATGACTGGAACAGTGGCTGGTTTTAAATGGCCACCAAGTGTCAGTGAG CCTGTGAAGGACAGTGATCCACACTTTCATCACTTTCTGCTGAGCCAGACAGAGAAG gaaacAGGATCCACCTCCATCCAGGCAGCAGACAGCACAGCAGTCAATGGCAGTATCACACCTACAGACAAAAA gATAGGATTTCTGGGACTTGGCCTGATGGGAAGCGGCATTGTCTCCAACTTACTGAAGATGGGTCACACTGTCACCGTCTGGAACCGGACTGCGGAGAAG TGTGATTTGTTCATCCAGGAGGGGGCACGGCTGGGAAGAACCCCCGCTGAAGTTGTCTCCACCTGTGACATCACCTTTGCCTGTGTATCAGATCCAAAAGCAGCAAAGGAT CTGGTGCTTGGTCCGAGTGGAGTGTTGCAGGGGATTCGCCCAGGGAAGTGTTACGTGGATATGTCCACTGTGGATGCAGATACAGTCACAGAGTTGGCCCAG GTGATAGTGTCCCGAGGTGGTCGCTTTTTGGAAGCACCAGTCTCAGGGAATCAGCAGCTGTCTAATGATGGGATGCTTGTGATCCTGGCAGCTGGCGACAGGGGCTTATATGAGGACTGCAGTAGCTGTTTCCAAGCAATGGGGAAGACCTCTTTTTTCCTAG GTGAAGTAGGCAATGCTGCCAAGATGATGCTGATTGTGAACATGGTCCAAGGCAGCTTCATGGCAACGATAGCAGAAGGACTGACTTTGGCTCAAGTGACTGGCCAGTCCCAACAGACCCTTCTGGATATCCTCAATCAGGGACAACTTGCCAGCATCTTCCTGGACCAGAAGTGCCAAA ATATCTTGCAAGGAAACTTTAAACCTGATTTCTACCTGAAATACATACAGAAGGATCTTAGATTAGCTATTGCACTGGGCGATTCTGTCAACCACCCAACTCCCATGGCAGCTGCTGCCAACGAG GTCTATAAAAGAGCAAAAGCATTGGACCAATCAGACAACGACATGTCTGCAGTGTACAGGGCCTACATCCACTAG
- the GLYR1 gene encoding cytokine-like nuclear factor N-PAC isoform X2 gives MAAVSLRLGDLVWGKLGRYPPWPGKIVNPPKDLKKPRGKKCFFVKFFGTEDHAWIKVEQLKPYHPHKEEMIKINKGKRFQQAVDAVEEFLRKTKGKDQASSHNSNEEKNRRNSSEERGKQSAGEEKRKASLSEGKLKKGTGEGKKRVSSVSSERGSKSPLKRAQDQSPRKRGRPPKDEKDLTIPESSTVKRVMTGTVAGFKWPPSVSEPVKDSDPHFHHFLLSQTEKPAVCYQAITKKLKVCEEETGSTSIQAADSTAVNGSITPTDKKIGFLGLGLMGSGIVSNLLKMGHTVTVWNRTAEKEGARLGRTPAEVVSTCDITFACVSDPKAAKDLVLGPSGVLQGIRPGKCYVDMSTVDADTVTELAQVIVSRGGRFLEAPVSGNQQLSNDGMLVILAAGDRGLYEDCSSCFQAMGKTSFFLGEVGNAAKMMLIVNMVQGSFMATIAEGLTLAQVTGQSQQTLLDILNQGQLASIFLDQKCQNILQGNFKPDFYLKYIQKDLRLAIALGDSVNHPTPMAAAANEVYKRAKALDQSDNDMSAVYRAYIH, from the exons TGCTTGGATCAAAGTGGAGCAGCTGAAGCCTTATCACCCTCACAAAGAGGAAATGATAAAGATTAACAAGGGTAAGCGCTTCCAGCAAGCTGTGGATGCTGTAGAGGAATTTCTTAGAAAAACCAAAGGCAAGGACCAG GCATCTTCCCATAACTCCAATGAAGAGAAGAATCGGCGTAATTCCAGTGAGGAAAGAGGCAAGCAATCTGCTGGTGAAGAGAAACGCAAAGCCAGTTTGTCTGAAGGGAAGTTGAAGAAGGgcacaggggaaggaaaaaagagggtCTCTTCTGTATCGTCAGAGAGAGGATCAAAATCACCTTTGAAAAGAGCCCAGGATCAGAGCCCCCGAAAGCGGGGGCGTCCACCCAAGGATGAGAAG GACCTCACAATTCCAGAGTCAAGTACAGTGAAGAGAGTGATGACTGGAACAGTGGCTGGTTTTAAATGGCCACCAAGTGTCAGTGAG CCTGTGAAGGACAGTGATCCACACTTTCATCACTTTCTGCTGAGCCAGACAGAGAAG CCAGCTGTCTGCTATCAAGCCATCACAAAGAAGTTGAAGGTTTGTGAAGAG gaaacAGGATCCACCTCCATCCAGGCAGCAGACAGCACAGCAGTCAATGGCAGTATCACACCTACAGACAAAAA gATAGGATTTCTGGGACTTGGCCTGATGGGAAGCGGCATTGTCTCCAACTTACTGAAGATGGGTCACACTGTCACCGTCTGGAACCGGACTGCGGAGAAG GAGGGGGCACGGCTGGGAAGAACCCCCGCTGAAGTTGTCTCCACCTGTGACATCACCTTTGCCTGTGTATCAGATCCAAAAGCAGCAAAGGAT CTGGTGCTTGGTCCGAGTGGAGTGTTGCAGGGGATTCGCCCAGGGAAGTGTTACGTGGATATGTCCACTGTGGATGCAGATACAGTCACAGAGTTGGCCCAG GTGATAGTGTCCCGAGGTGGTCGCTTTTTGGAAGCACCAGTCTCAGGGAATCAGCAGCTGTCTAATGATGGGATGCTTGTGATCCTGGCAGCTGGCGACAGGGGCTTATATGAGGACTGCAGTAGCTGTTTCCAAGCAATGGGGAAGACCTCTTTTTTCCTAG GTGAAGTAGGCAATGCTGCCAAGATGATGCTGATTGTGAACATGGTCCAAGGCAGCTTCATGGCAACGATAGCAGAAGGACTGACTTTGGCTCAAGTGACTGGCCAGTCCCAACAGACCCTTCTGGATATCCTCAATCAGGGACAACTTGCCAGCATCTTCCTGGACCAGAAGTGCCAAA ATATCTTGCAAGGAAACTTTAAACCTGATTTCTACCTGAAATACATACAGAAGGATCTTAGATTAGCTATTGCACTGGGCGATTCTGTCAACCACCCAACTCCCATGGCAGCTGCTGCCAACGAG GTCTATAAAAGAGCAAAAGCATTGGACCAATCAGACAACGACATGTCTGCAGTGTACAGGGCCTACATCCACTAG
- the GLYR1 gene encoding cytokine-like nuclear factor N-PAC isoform X1 — MAAVSLRLGDLVWGKLGRYPPWPGKIVNPPKDLKKPRGKKCFFVKFFGTEDHAWIKVEQLKPYHPHKEEMIKINKGKRFQQAVDAVEEFLRKTKGKDQASSHNSNEEKNRRNSSEERGKQSAGEEKRKASLSEGKLKKGTGEGKKRVSSVSSERGSKSPLKRAQDQSPRKRGRPPKDEKDLTIPESSTVKRVMTGTVAGFKWPPSVSEPVKDSDPHFHHFLLSQTEKPAVCYQAITKKLKVCEEETGSTSIQAADSTAVNGSITPTDKKIGFLGLGLMGSGIVSNLLKMGHTVTVWNRTAEKCDLFIQEGARLGRTPAEVVSTCDITFACVSDPKAAKDLVLGPSGVLQGIRPGKCYVDMSTVDADTVTELAQVIVSRGGRFLEAPVSGNQQLSNDGMLVILAAGDRGLYEDCSSCFQAMGKTSFFLGEVGNAAKMMLIVNMVQGSFMATIAEGLTLAQVTGQSQQTLLDILNQGQLASIFLDQKCQNILQGNFKPDFYLKYIQKDLRLAIALGDSVNHPTPMAAAANEVYKRAKALDQSDNDMSAVYRAYIH, encoded by the exons TGCTTGGATCAAAGTGGAGCAGCTGAAGCCTTATCACCCTCACAAAGAGGAAATGATAAAGATTAACAAGGGTAAGCGCTTCCAGCAAGCTGTGGATGCTGTAGAGGAATTTCTTAGAAAAACCAAAGGCAAGGACCAG GCATCTTCCCATAACTCCAATGAAGAGAAGAATCGGCGTAATTCCAGTGAGGAAAGAGGCAAGCAATCTGCTGGTGAAGAGAAACGCAAAGCCAGTTTGTCTGAAGGGAAGTTGAAGAAGGgcacaggggaaggaaaaaagagggtCTCTTCTGTATCGTCAGAGAGAGGATCAAAATCACCTTTGAAAAGAGCCCAGGATCAGAGCCCCCGAAAGCGGGGGCGTCCACCCAAGGATGAGAAG GACCTCACAATTCCAGAGTCAAGTACAGTGAAGAGAGTGATGACTGGAACAGTGGCTGGTTTTAAATGGCCACCAAGTGTCAGTGAG CCTGTGAAGGACAGTGATCCACACTTTCATCACTTTCTGCTGAGCCAGACAGAGAAG CCAGCTGTCTGCTATCAAGCCATCACAAAGAAGTTGAAGGTTTGTGAAGAG gaaacAGGATCCACCTCCATCCAGGCAGCAGACAGCACAGCAGTCAATGGCAGTATCACACCTACAGACAAAAA gATAGGATTTCTGGGACTTGGCCTGATGGGAAGCGGCATTGTCTCCAACTTACTGAAGATGGGTCACACTGTCACCGTCTGGAACCGGACTGCGGAGAAG TGTGATTTGTTCATCCAGGAGGGGGCACGGCTGGGAAGAACCCCCGCTGAAGTTGTCTCCACCTGTGACATCACCTTTGCCTGTGTATCAGATCCAAAAGCAGCAAAGGAT CTGGTGCTTGGTCCGAGTGGAGTGTTGCAGGGGATTCGCCCAGGGAAGTGTTACGTGGATATGTCCACTGTGGATGCAGATACAGTCACAGAGTTGGCCCAG GTGATAGTGTCCCGAGGTGGTCGCTTTTTGGAAGCACCAGTCTCAGGGAATCAGCAGCTGTCTAATGATGGGATGCTTGTGATCCTGGCAGCTGGCGACAGGGGCTTATATGAGGACTGCAGTAGCTGTTTCCAAGCAATGGGGAAGACCTCTTTTTTCCTAG GTGAAGTAGGCAATGCTGCCAAGATGATGCTGATTGTGAACATGGTCCAAGGCAGCTTCATGGCAACGATAGCAGAAGGACTGACTTTGGCTCAAGTGACTGGCCAGTCCCAACAGACCCTTCTGGATATCCTCAATCAGGGACAACTTGCCAGCATCTTCCTGGACCAGAAGTGCCAAA ATATCTTGCAAGGAAACTTTAAACCTGATTTCTACCTGAAATACATACAGAAGGATCTTAGATTAGCTATTGCACTGGGCGATTCTGTCAACCACCCAACTCCCATGGCAGCTGCTGCCAACGAG GTCTATAAAAGAGCAAAAGCATTGGACCAATCAGACAACGACATGTCTGCAGTGTACAGGGCCTACATCCACTAG